The DNA window TACGTCGCCTTGGTGACCATCGGCGCGTCCGGGTCGGTGTTGATCGCCAGGATGGCCTTGGCCGACGAGCAGCCCGCCCAGTGCTGGATCGCCCCGCTGATGCCGCACGGGATGTAGAGGTCCGGCGAGATCCGGGAGCCGGTCTGGCCGACCTGCTCGTGGTGCGGCCGCCAGCCGAGCGAGGTGACCACCCGCGAGACGCCGAGAGAACCGCCGACGAGCTCGGTCAGCTCCAGCAGGTCGGCGAACCCCTCCGAGCTGCCGGCGCCGCGCCCGGCGCCGACGACGACGCGGGCGGACTTCAGGGTCCCGGACAGGTCGGGCTCGGGCTCCTCGCTCGAGACCACACGCGCGACCAGGTCGGCAGCCGCGATCTCCGGCGTGTGGACGACGACCTCGGCCGCACCGGGCGCGTCCGCGGGCGCCGCCTCGACCGCGTGCCCGGCGACGGTGAAGACGGCCGGGCGGTCGCCCAGCCGCATCTCCTCGAGCGCACCGCCACCGACGACCTGGCGGGTGACCACGAAGGGCGACAGGCCGCTGAACGACAGCACGTTGGCGGCCATCGCGACGCCCTCGCGGGCGGCGACGTGCGCCATCACCTCGTTGCCGCGCGGGGTGCCGGCGGCCATCACCACGACCGACGACCCGCGAACGCCCTTCAGGCCGGCGGCCCAGGCGGCACCGGCGTACGACGCGTAGGCGTCGCCGCTCAGCGCGTGCACCGTGCGGACGCCGTACGCCGCGAGCGTGGCGGCCAGGTCGGGCGACGGCTCACCCACGACGACGGCGTCGACGGGGACGCCGCCGCCCTCGGCGGCCAGGGAGCGCGCGAAGGTGATCGCCTCCTGGGACACCTCGACCGCTTCGCCGGTGGGCGTGGTCTCGACCAGGACGACGATCATCGCGCCAGCACCCCCAGCTGCTCGAGCAGGTCGACGACGGCGGGCGCGGCGTCGGCGCCCTTGCCGAGGATCTGGACGTCGGACGCCGTGGGCGGCGGGAGCAGCAGCCGGACGCGCGACGGTCCGACCGGCTCGGCGGTGGGCCGGCGCTCGTCGATCGGGACCTTCTTGGCCTTCATCCGGCCGGGCACGGTCGGGTAGCGCGGCTCGACGCCGCCCTCGAGCACGGTGACGACGGCGGGCAGCGGCACCCGGTAGGTCTCGTGACCGTCCGGGCCGGCGCCCTCGGCCGTGACGACGCCGTCGGCGACCGACACGCTGGAGACCCCGTTGACCACCGGGCGGCCGAGCTCGTAGGCGAGCCGGATGCCGACCTGGAAGTCGCCGCTGTCGGCCGCGTCGTTGCCCAGCAGCACGAGGTCGTGGTCGCCCGCGACGGCGGCGATCTCGCGGGCCACGTCGGACGGCCCGAAGGTCTGGGCGTCCGCGACCACGTGGACGGCGGCCGTGCAGCCGACGGCCAGCGCCGCGCGCAGCTGCTCGACCGCGTCGGCGTCGCCGAGGGTGAGCACGGTCGCCGTGCCCCCGGTCGCGGCGGCGATCTGGACGGCGAGCTCGACGGCGCACTCCTCGTGGGCGCTCATCGTGAAGCCGGCGTACCGGCCGTCGACGCCCTGACCGTCCTCGGTGAGCACGACCTCGCTCGACGAGTCGACGACCCGCTTGATGCAGACCAGCACCGAGACCATCAGCGGATCCGTGAGTTGTCGGGGTCGAGGAGAGCCGTCGCGTCGACCGAGCCAACGGTGACCGGGTAGAGCTCCTCCATGTAGGAGACGCTCAGCCGGTTGCCGATGGACGCCTCGGCCGGCGGCAGGTAGGCCAGCAGCACGTGCTTGCCGAGCGACGGGGCCGACCCGGCCGAGGTGACGTACGGGTGGTGACCGTGGCCGTCGGTGAAGGGCTCGCCTGCGGCGGTCAGGATCGGCTCGCCGCCGAGCATGTAACGCTTCACGCCGCTCGCCGACGTGTGGTCGTCGACGACCAGGGTGCACAGCACCGACTGGACGGGCGCCTCGCGCTGGGCGAGGTAGGCATCGCGACCGACGAAGTCGGCGGCCTTCACCTTCGGCCGCTGCATGCCGGCCTCGACGATGGTCCGCTCCGCGTCGAGCTCGTAGCCGAAGGCCCGGTAGCCCTTCTCGAGCCGACCGGTCGTCCCGTAGACGCCGATGCCGACGGGTACGGCGCCGTGGCCGGCGCCCGCCTCGAGCAGGGTCTCCCAGAGCGCGGCGGCGTCGTCCATCGTGACGTACAGCTCCCAGCCGAGCTCGCCGACGTACGAGATCCGCGAGGCCAGGACGGTGGTGCCGTCGACGTCGATCGAGCGGCAGGTGAGGAAGCCGAAGCCCTCGTCGGACACGTCGTCGGAGGTGAGCGAGGCGAGGATGTCGCGGGCGCGCGGTCCCCACAGCCCGATCGTCGACACCTCGTCGGTGTGGTCGGTGATCGTGGTGGCACCGTCACCCGGCAGCTGGTTGCCGAACCACTGCAGGTCCGCCCGTCCGTGCGCGCCGCCGGTGACGACGCGGAAGTGGTCGTCGCCGAGCCGCATCACCGTCAGGTCGGAGAGGAAGCCACCCTTGGCGTCGAGCACGGGCGTGTAGATCACCTTGCCGACCGCGACGTCGCACTGCGCGACGCAGGTGCGCTGCACCGTGTCGAGCGCGCCGGGGCCGGTGACGTCGAAGACCTGGAACGCCGACAGGTCGATCACGCCGGCGGCCTCGCGCATCCGCAGGTGCTCGGCGTTGATGATCGGGCTCCACCAGCGGGCGTCCCACTCGTGCTCGCGGGGCAGCACGGCGTCGCCGTACTGCTCGAGGAGGCCGGCGTTGGACTCGTACCAGTGCGGCCGCTCCCAGCCCGCGGTCTCGAAGAACACCGCGCCGAGCTTCTGCTGCGACGCGTGCATCGGCGCGAGCCGCTGGTCGCGGTCGGACTCGTACTGCTCGGCCGGGTGGATGATCCCGTAGGTCTTGATGAAGGACTCGGTGGTGCGCAGCCTGGTGTGCTCGCGGCGCATCTGGTGCGGGTGGAAGCGCGCGATGTCGCTGTGGTGGAGGTCGATCTCGCTGTGGCCGTGGGTCATCCACTCGGCGACCGCGCGCCCGACGCCGGGGCCCTCCTTGATCCACACCGCCGAGGCGGTCCAGAGGCCCTTGACCAGGCTCTCGCCCAGGATCGGGTTGCCGTCACAGGTCAACGACAGCAGGCCGTTGATCGCGTAGCGCATCTCCGCACCCTCGGCCCCGAGCAGCTCGGGCATCAGCTCGTAGGCCTGCTCCAGCTGGGGGTCGAAGTCGTCGGAGGTGAAGGGCATCTCCGTCGGCGACAGCTTGGCCTGCTCGATCGAGGGGATGTCCTCCGGCTCGTGCAGGATCGCGCGGTGGGCGTAGGAGCCGACCTCCATGTCGGCGCCGTGCTGGCGCTCGTAGCAGAACGTGTCCATGTCCCGGATGATCGGGAAGGAGATCTCGCCCTCGCGCTCGGCGAGCTGCGGGCACGGGCCGACGCTGATCATCTGGTGCACCGCGGGCGTCAGCGGGATCGAGATCCCGGCCATGTCGCCGATCTTGGGGCTCCACACGCCGCACGCGATCACGACGTGCTCCGCCTCGATGTCACCCCCGTCGGTGCGCACCCGGCGGATCCGTCCGTCCTCGACGTCCAGGCCGACGACCTCGACGGTGGGTACGACGGTCAGCGCGCCGCTGGCGAGCGCGCTCTCGCGCATGAGCGTGCCCGCGCGCAGGGAGTCGACCACGCCCACGCTCGGCGTCCAGAAGGCGCCGATGAACTGGTCCTCCTCGATGAAGGGGACCTTCTCCTTCACGAACGCCGGGCTGACGAGCTCGGCCTCGATGCCCCACGCCTTGGCGCTCGACATGCGGCGGCGCAGCTCCTCCATGCGCTCCTCGGTGCGGGCGATCTCGAAGCCACCGGACTCGGTGAAGACCCCCATCTCCTTGTACTGCCGCATCGAGTCGAGCGTCAGGTCCGTGATCTCCCGGGAGTGGTCCACCGGGAAGATGAAGTTGGAGGCGTGGCCGGTCGAGCCGCCCGGGTTGGGCAGCGCTCCCTTGTCCAGCTGCACGATGTCGCGCCAGCCGAGCTCGGCGAGGTGGTGCACAAGGCTGTTGCCGACGATGCCGGCGCCGATGACGACGACCTTCGCGGACGCGGGGACGGTGGCCATGACACTCCTCGTTGCATGATACGCAACACAGTGCGCAATACGGAACGTTCTCAAGCATCCGGTCGGCGCCGGGTCCGTGTCAAGGGCGCGCGCCAGCACCGACGGGCCGGACCCACCGGCATCCGTCGGACGAACCGCGCCGGCGCGAGGGCGCGGCGGCGGCGTACGCGCTCAGCAGCCTCCGGCCAGCGTCGCGGCGTAGGCCTCGGAGCCGGAGCGGTACCTGGAGTGCGAGCACCGGGCGACGCCGGAGAAGGTGGCCCGGGTGAAGGTCTTGAGCCGACCCGACCGGAGCTCGCCGTGCGGGAAGCGACACTGCAGCCGGTGCCAGTGCATGCGGAAGTAGTCGACGCCCTCGTAGAAGACGAAGCGCTGCGCCCGGCTGCGCGCGGGGATGTGGAACGTGTCGGAGACCGTGGTGGTCGTGGTCGACTCGCGGAGATGGGCGACCGACGCCTTCACGGTGACCGACGCCTTCGCGAAGAACGCGCCGGCCTCGGAGTGGACCTCGGCGCCGCCCTCGAGCTTCGTCGACACCTTCTTCACGAAGCTGACCGAGCGCGTCCGGTCGAAGGACGCTCCCGGGTCCAGGCGCACCCGGTCGGCGTGGGTGATCGCGTACGTGTGGGAGTCGAGGGTCACCCAGCGCTTCACGCGGAGGTCCTCGGCGTCCTTGGTCGAGCACGAGTGCGATCCGCGGGCGCTGCTGCTGGTCGCCACCGGGCTCTGGGCGGACGCGTCGCCCGGGGCGAGCACTGCCAGAGCGATAGTCAGTGTGGCGAGCACGGACGTGATGCGTCGAGCCATGGACGGCCTCCCCCGAGTCTGCTGAATCCCGTGGCTGGGGTCTTCCCCGTGGCCGGTCGGGGGAAACGCACGGGACCGTGCGCGGGCGGCCGGAGTCGCTCCGGCCGCCCGCCGGTCCCGGGTGGGGTCCCGGGTGTGCCCTCAGCTCTGCCAGGCCGCGACCTTGTCGGGGTTGTCCGCGATCCACTTCGCCGCGGCTTCCTCCGGGGTCATCTTGTCCGCGGTGATGTACTTGGCGACCAGGTTCTGGTCGTCGTTGGTCCAGGTGAACTTCTTGATCAGGTCGGCCGCGGTGGAGCCCGAGTCCATGAAGTCCTTGGCGGCGACCTTCTTCAGCTCGGTCTCCGCGTAGTCGCACGCGACCTCCGACTTCTTGGCGTCGCAGCCCTCCTTGTACTCGGGCAGCTTCACCCGGTCCATCGGCACCTCGGCGTGGATGTACTGCGGCTCCCAGAAGTAGCCGATGAGCCACTCCTTGTTCTCCTGGGCCTTCTTGAAGGCCTCGACGGTCGCGGTCTCACCGCCGGCGAACACCACCTGGTAGTCGAGCCCGAGGTTCTTGATGATCGCCTCGTCGTACTGGGTGTACGTCGGGTCGGACCCGAGGAACTGGCCCTTGCCACCGGACTCGGAGGTCTTGAACTCGGCTGCGTACTTGTTCAGGTTGTTCCAGTCCAGGATGTCCGGGTGCTCCTGGGCGAGCCAGTCCGGGACGTACCACCCGATGATCCCGACGTTGCCCGGCGACCCGAGATCGACGGCGTAGCCGTCGGCCTCCGCTGCCTTGAGCTCCTCGGCGTGCGACCACTCCTCGAGGATGACGTCGCCGTCGCCCGACTTCAGCGCCTGGTACGACGGCCCGCCCTCCTTCAGCTCCACGTAGGAGACGTTGCAGCCGAGCTCGTCTGCGGCGACGGCGCCGACGACGTACGCGTCCGCGGTGTAGCCGACCCACGGGTTGACGATGATCTTGAGGTCTCCGCACTCGCCGCCGGCGGCGGCCGCCTTCGACTCGTTCGTCTTGGTCTCCTCGTTCACCGTGCCACCGCCACAGGCCGTGAGCGCGACCACGGCACTCGCGGCGACGGCGACGAGTCCGGCTCGCTGCCTGTTGAGAATCCGCACCATCTACTCCTTGTGTCGTGTCGCGTTCGCGACGTGTTCGGGTCGTTCGCCATCGGGCTCGCCGAGCGCCCCCGGCTGGTGCCGTTGCCGGCCGCGGCTCAGGTCAGCGCCACCACCTCCCGCCCGTGCGGGGCTGCCGCTGCAGCTCGCCCGCACCCGCCCGGTCCGCTGCCGCCCGCATCACGCGGTCGATCATGATCCCGAGGAGCACGATGGACAGCCCGGCGGCCAGCCCCTTCCCTGCGTAGTCCGAGTGCGCCAGTCCGTAGATGACGTCGTAGCCGAGGGCCCCGGCGCCCACGAGCCCGCCGATGACCACCATGGACAGCACGTAGAGCAGGCCCTGGTTCGTCGCGAGCACGAGGGATCCCCGGGCCATCGGCAGCTGGACCTTCGTGATCTCCTGCCAGGTGGTGGATCCGGTCGACCGACCGGCCTCGATGACGACGTCGGGGACTCCCCTGATCCCGTCGGCCACCAGCTTGATGGCGGCCGGGGCGGCGTACACGACCGCCGCCACGATGGCGGTGAAGCGCGTGGGGCCGAAGAGGGCGAGGACCGGGATCAGGT is part of the Nocardioides conyzicola genome and encodes:
- a CDS encoding electron transfer flavoprotein subunit alpha/FixB family protein translates to MIVVLVETTPTGEAVEVSQEAITFARSLAAEGGGVPVDAVVVGEPSPDLAATLAAYGVRTVHALSGDAYASYAGAAWAAGLKGVRGSSVVVMAAGTPRGNEVMAHVAAREGVAMAANVLSFSGLSPFVVTRQVVGGGALEEMRLGDRPAVFTVAGHAVEAAPADAPGAAEVVVHTPEIAAADLVARVVSSEEPEPDLSGTLKSARVVVGAGRGAGSSEGFADLLELTELVGGSLGVSRVVTSLGWRPHHEQVGQTGSRISPDLYIPCGISGAIQHWAGCSSAKAILAINTDPDAPMVTKATYAVIGDLHEVVPAINAEIRRRRTA
- a CDS encoding ABC transporter substrate-binding protein, with translation MRILNRQRAGLVAVAASAVVALTACGGGTVNEETKTNESKAAAAGGECGDLKIIVNPWVGYTADAYVVGAVAADELGCNVSYVELKEGGPSYQALKSGDGDVILEEWSHAEELKAAEADGYAVDLGSPGNVGIIGWYVPDWLAQEHPDILDWNNLNKYAAEFKTSESGGKGQFLGSDPTYTQYDEAIIKNLGLDYQVVFAGGETATVEAFKKAQENKEWLIGYFWEPQYIHAEVPMDRVKLPEYKEGCDAKKSEVACDYAETELKKVAAKDFMDSGSTAADLIKKFTWTNDDQNLVAKYITADKMTPEEAAAKWIADNPDKVAAWQS
- a CDS encoding FAD-dependent oxidoreductase, producing the protein MATVPASAKVVVIGAGIVGNSLVHHLAELGWRDIVQLDKGALPNPGGSTGHASNFIFPVDHSREITDLTLDSMRQYKEMGVFTESGGFEIARTEERMEELRRRMSSAKAWGIEAELVSPAFVKEKVPFIEEDQFIGAFWTPSVGVVDSLRAGTLMRESALASGALTVVPTVEVVGLDVEDGRIRRVRTDGGDIEAEHVVIACGVWSPKIGDMAGISIPLTPAVHQMISVGPCPQLAEREGEISFPIIRDMDTFCYERQHGADMEVGSYAHRAILHEPEDIPSIEQAKLSPTEMPFTSDDFDPQLEQAYELMPELLGAEGAEMRYAINGLLSLTCDGNPILGESLVKGLWTASAVWIKEGPGVGRAVAEWMTHGHSEIDLHHSDIARFHPHQMRREHTRLRTTESFIKTYGIIHPAEQYESDRDQRLAPMHASQQKLGAVFFETAGWERPHWYESNAGLLEQYGDAVLPREHEWDARWWSPIINAEHLRMREAAGVIDLSAFQVFDVTGPGALDTVQRTCVAQCDVAVGKVIYTPVLDAKGGFLSDLTVMRLGDDHFRVVTGGAHGRADLQWFGNQLPGDGATTITDHTDEVSTIGLWGPRARDILASLTSDDVSDEGFGFLTCRSIDVDGTTVLASRISYVGELGWELYVTMDDAAALWETLLEAGAGHGAVPVGIGVYGTTGRLEKGYRAFGYELDAERTIVEAGMQRPKVKAADFVGRDAYLAQREAPVQSVLCTLVVDDHTSASGVKRYMLGGEPILTAAGEPFTDGHGHHPYVTSAGSAPSLGKHVLLAYLPPAEASIGNRLSVSYMEELYPVTVGSVDATALLDPDNSRIR